The proteins below come from a single Cupriavidus pauculus genomic window:
- a CDS encoding c-type cytochrome — MASAQTAAPGAQANADPAMIKRGEYLAKAGDCIACHTAPGGKPFAGGFKMVTPMGAIYATNITPDPETGIGKYTEKDFDRAVREGVAKEGHTLYPAMPFPSYAKVRQEDIQAMYAYFMHGVAPVRQPNLKSEIPWPLNMRWPLKFWNMVFLDKTVYKDDPQKDAVWNRGAYLVQGLGHCGACHTPRGVGFQEKALSEKGKPYLTGAVVEHWFASNLTGDPNVGLGRWSEQDIVQFMGTGANKHASAFGGMVSVINHSLQEMTPQDLTAMARYLKSLPGVGGNGSPPYAYDPAITQTSLRKPAGNAGAKVYATYCMYCHGADGRAFSPLLSPLAGNPNVLEGNPVSLINVTLNGSDELIIKGMPAPYPMPKFADVLSDRDIADVLTFIRQGWNNKAGAVSEADVAKIRKATGQEAD; from the coding sequence ATGGCGTCCGCGCAGACCGCCGCCCCGGGCGCGCAGGCCAACGCGGATCCCGCCATGATCAAGCGTGGCGAATACCTCGCCAAGGCCGGCGACTGCATCGCCTGCCATACCGCGCCGGGCGGCAAGCCGTTCGCCGGCGGCTTCAAGATGGTCACGCCCATGGGCGCGATCTACGCGACCAATATCACGCCGGACCCGGAAACCGGCATCGGCAAGTACACGGAGAAGGACTTCGACCGCGCGGTCCGCGAGGGCGTGGCCAAGGAGGGCCACACGCTGTATCCGGCCATGCCGTTCCCGTCCTATGCCAAGGTGCGGCAGGAGGACATCCAGGCCATGTATGCGTACTTCATGCATGGCGTCGCGCCCGTCAGGCAGCCTAATCTCAAGTCCGAGATCCCCTGGCCGCTGAACATGCGCTGGCCGCTCAAGTTCTGGAACATGGTCTTCCTCGACAAGACGGTGTACAAGGACGACCCCCAGAAGGATGCGGTCTGGAACCGCGGCGCCTACCTCGTGCAGGGGCTCGGCCACTGCGGGGCGTGCCATACCCCGCGTGGCGTCGGCTTCCAGGAAAAGGCGCTCAGCGAGAAGGGCAAGCCGTATCTGACCGGGGCCGTGGTCGAGCACTGGTTCGCATCGAACCTGACCGGCGACCCCAACGTCGGGCTGGGCCGGTGGTCGGAGCAGGATATCGTCCAGTTCATGGGCACGGGCGCGAACAAGCATGCGAGCGCGTTCGGCGGCATGGTCAGCGTGATCAACCACAGCCTGCAGGAGATGACGCCGCAAGACCTGACGGCGATGGCGCGGTACCTCAAGTCGCTGCCGGGCGTGGGCGGCAACGGTTCGCCGCCGTATGCGTACGATCCCGCCATCACCCAGACCTCGTTGCGCAAGCCGGCCGGCAATGCGGGGGCCAAGGTGTATGCGACGTACTGCATGTACTGCCATGGCGCCGACGGACGCGCGTTCTCTCCCTTGCTGTCGCCGCTGGCAGGCAATCCCAACGTGCTCGAGGGCAATCCCGTCTCGCTGATCAACGTCACGCTCAACGGGTCGGACGAGCTGATCATCAAGGGGATGCCGGCGCCTTATCCGATGCCGAAGTTCGCCGACGTGCTCAGCGATCGCGACATTGCCGATGTGCTGACGTTTATCCGGCAAGGCTGGAACAACAAGGCGGGGGCGGTTTCGGAGGCCGATGTGGCGAAGATCCGCAAGGCGACCGGGCAGGAGGCGGATTGA
- a CDS encoding LysR substrate-binding domain-containing protein, producing MRYDIQTLRAFVAVAEEGSIAAGAAREATVASAVSKRISEMEQACGVSLIDRHRRGISLTPAGVELLDHARRVMAELDRLDTTLSDFGSGARGQVRLLANTSSIVQFLPQDFASFIAAHPTVKLDLEERTSDETQRTLLPGLADLGILVSPHAIDGLNLEHFRCDRLVAVMPREHPLSARDAVRFADVLAYDHVGLPRDSALCEMLVEEARKLDRPLKLRIQARSYEGLVLMVAAGIGLSLLPEGSVTPFLKAKTVTARPLAETWATRELLLATRVGHPLTPVAALLYAHLRSSEARAARGVQTDRSDQTA from the coding sequence ATGCGCTACGACATTCAAACGCTTCGCGCCTTCGTGGCAGTGGCCGAGGAAGGCTCCATCGCGGCAGGCGCCGCGCGCGAGGCGACCGTCGCATCCGCCGTGAGCAAGCGCATCTCGGAAATGGAACAGGCATGCGGCGTGAGCCTGATCGACCGGCATCGCCGCGGCATCTCGCTGACGCCGGCCGGCGTCGAACTGCTCGACCACGCGCGGCGCGTGATGGCCGAGCTCGACCGGCTCGACACCACACTCAGCGATTTCGGAAGCGGCGCGCGCGGGCAGGTCCGGCTGCTGGCCAATACTTCTTCCATCGTACAGTTCCTGCCGCAGGATTTCGCGAGCTTTATCGCCGCGCATCCGACCGTCAAGCTCGACCTCGAGGAACGCACGAGCGACGAGACCCAGCGCACGCTGCTGCCGGGGCTCGCGGATCTGGGCATCCTGGTGTCGCCCCATGCGATCGACGGGCTGAATCTCGAGCATTTTCGGTGCGACCGGCTGGTCGCGGTCATGCCGCGGGAGCATCCGCTATCCGCGCGGGACGCGGTACGGTTTGCCGATGTGCTGGCCTACGACCACGTGGGCCTCCCCCGCGATTCGGCGCTCTGCGAAATGCTCGTGGAGGAAGCGCGCAAGCTCGACCGCCCGCTCAAGCTGCGGATTCAGGCGCGCAGTTACGAGGGGCTCGTGTTGATGGTGGCGGCCGGCATCGGGCTGAGCCTGCTGCCGGAGGGCAGCGTGACACCGTTCCTGAAAGCGAAGACCGTTACGGCACGACCGCTGGCCGAGACGTGGGCCACGCGTGAACTGCTATTGGCGACGCGCGTGGGCCATCCGCTGACGCCGGTGGCGGCGTTGCTGTACGCGCATTTGCGGAGCTCGGAAGCGCGCGCGGCGCGGGGAGTGCAGACCGATCGGTCGGATCAGACCGCGTAG
- a CDS encoding Ldh family oxidoreductase — protein MGHYFFNETVNLAPQTLQNWVAQVFEAVGMSAADADFTAHTLVVADARGVHSHGCLRVPLYVNRIEKQAVDPRGRPEFIRERGAMALLDGRNAAGQVVSRMAMDKAIDLAGEHGISFVTARGSNHYGASAFYSMMALPKDMVGFSSSIGGGNLMPVHGGAERRIGNNPFSIAFPALTHEPVVLDMAQSVVAKGKIMMAAKTGSPIPPEWALDANGVPTTDPIAATQGFLRTMGDYKGSGLSVVIGMLSSMIAGAAIGPTLKDVYEDFTPLNKGHSFCAIRLDFLIDPDEFKRNMDMQIEYLKSSRRAPGVEEIFVPGEMEARHYRRQMRDGIDMPSEVIEEIIVLGERLGVRMPELPPAR, from the coding sequence TTGGGACACTATTTCTTCAACGAGACCGTCAACCTTGCGCCGCAAACGCTGCAGAACTGGGTGGCGCAGGTTTTCGAGGCGGTCGGCATGTCGGCCGCCGACGCCGACTTCACCGCGCACACGCTTGTCGTCGCGGACGCGCGGGGCGTGCATTCGCACGGGTGCCTGCGCGTGCCGCTGTATGTCAACCGGATAGAGAAACAGGCGGTCGATCCGCGTGGCCGCCCCGAATTCATCCGCGAGCGGGGCGCGATGGCGCTGCTCGACGGCCGTAACGCCGCCGGGCAGGTCGTCTCCAGAATGGCCATGGACAAAGCCATCGATCTCGCGGGCGAGCATGGTATTTCCTTCGTCACGGCGCGCGGCAGCAACCACTATGGCGCGTCGGCGTTCTACTCGATGATGGCGCTGCCGAAGGATATGGTCGGCTTCAGCTCGTCCATCGGCGGCGGCAACCTCATGCCCGTGCACGGCGGCGCGGAACGGCGCATCGGCAACAACCCGTTCAGCATCGCGTTTCCCGCGCTCACGCACGAGCCCGTGGTGCTCGACATGGCGCAGAGCGTCGTCGCCAAGGGCAAGATCATGATGGCGGCCAAGACCGGGTCGCCGATCCCGCCCGAATGGGCGCTCGACGCCAATGGCGTGCCCACCACGGACCCGATCGCCGCGACGCAGGGATTTCTGCGGACCATGGGCGACTACAAGGGGTCGGGCCTGTCGGTGGTCATCGGCATGCTGTCCTCGATGATCGCTGGCGCGGCCATCGGCCCGACGCTGAAGGATGTCTACGAGGACTTCACACCGCTGAACAAGGGGCATTCGTTCTGCGCCATCCGGCTCGACTTCCTGATCGACCCGGACGAGTTCAAGCGCAATATGGACATGCAGATCGAATACCTCAAGTCGTCGCGACGCGCACCGGGCGTCGAAGAGATCTTCGTGCCGGGCGAGATGGAAGCGCGTCACTACCGCCGGCAGATGCGGGATGGCATCGACATGCCATCGGAGGTCATCGAGGAGATCATCGTGCTCGGCGAGCGGCTGGGCGTGCGGATGCCCGAGCTCCCGCCGGCCCGATAG
- a CDS encoding Bug family tripartite tricarboxylate transporter substrate binding protein yields the protein MTFSASRRALAGLVPAVALTALTALPAPRAFAQKYPDKPVTMVVGSAPGGFTDVLGRLVGQQLSEKLGQPVVIDNRAGASTTIGTQIVTKAEPDGYTLLMGHFAGVSVAPAMMARLSYDPIRDLTPIARVASTPVILTVGPSIQARTLKDLIEYLRKHPGKVTYASSGIGTAQHLAAVQFMRATDTEMVHVPYKGSSQGMTDLLGGRVDLNFESPPNVLQHIKAGKLHGIAITSLKRSPLLPDVPTMDESGLPKFEMSQWFGVMGPAKMQRAQVEMLNRDINAILARPEVAEKIQSMGGDVLGGTADQFAAFQKADAAHWARLLREAGIKPE from the coding sequence ATGACGTTCTCGGCTTCGCGACGGGCGCTGGCCGGGCTGGTACCGGCCGTGGCGCTGACCGCCCTGACCGCCCTGCCCGCCCCGCGCGCATTCGCGCAGAAGTATCCGGACAAGCCGGTCACCATGGTCGTCGGCTCGGCCCCGGGCGGGTTTACCGACGTGCTCGGGCGCCTCGTCGGCCAGCAGTTGTCGGAGAAACTTGGCCAGCCCGTGGTCATCGACAACCGCGCGGGCGCCTCCACGACCATCGGCACGCAGATCGTCACCAAGGCCGAGCCCGATGGCTACACGCTGCTGATGGGGCATTTCGCGGGGGTATCGGTCGCGCCGGCGATGATGGCCAGGCTCTCGTACGATCCGATCCGCGACCTGACGCCGATCGCGCGCGTGGCCTCCACCCCCGTGATACTGACCGTTGGACCGTCGATTCAGGCGCGTACGCTCAAGGACCTGATCGAATATCTGCGCAAGCATCCGGGCAAGGTCACCTACGCGTCGTCGGGTATCGGCACCGCCCAGCATCTGGCCGCCGTGCAGTTCATGCGCGCCACCGATACCGAGATGGTCCACGTCCCGTACAAGGGCAGCAGCCAGGGCATGACCGACCTGCTCGGCGGCCGCGTGGACCTGAACTTCGAATCGCCGCCCAACGTGCTCCAGCACATCAAGGCCGGCAAGCTGCACGGCATTGCCATTACCAGCCTCAAGCGCTCCCCGCTGCTGCCCGACGTTCCCACGATGGACGAGTCCGGTCTGCCGAAGTTCGAGATGAGCCAGTGGTTCGGCGTCATGGGTCCCGCGAAGATGCAGCGCGCGCAGGTGGAGATGCTCAATCGCGATATCAACGCGATTCTGGCCAGGCCCGAGGTTGCCGAGAAGATCCAGAGCATGGGCGGCGACGTGCTCGGTGGCACCGCCGACCAGTTTGCCGCGTTCCAGAAGGCGGATGCCGCGCACTGGGCCAGGCTGCTGCGCGAGGCCGGCATCAAACCCGAGTAA
- a CDS encoding xanthine dehydrogenase family protein molybdopterin-binding subunit, with the protein MTSVNPTAIGTSPRRIDGRLKLTGAARYTADHARPGMLHAHGVYSTVAAGRLAGLDLDDARRVPGVVDILHHGNFPRLYRAPKVPISVATILTSAITDEHRLPFEDETIHYGVQMIALVVADTFEHAREAAYRVRATYETATAVFDLEHGVENNGLRDAGAGHTRGDAAAAFDASPVRIDAVYRTPVEAHNPMELHATVAWWDDGHLYVHEATQGATGHRNTLAQIFGLLPEQVTVDCAFLGSGFGSKLFLWPHSVAASAAAQVTGRPVKLVVPRMAMFSTTGQRPETRQHLRLSAGKDGKLTSMRHESVNTTSFVDQYVETCGSMTQSAYGCANVTVTHHTTNVHRGAPTSMRAPGAAPGLFALESAVDELALACKMDPVQFRLLNISTRDESQDLPWSSNHLREAIETGAREFGWAARDPRPGSMREGTEYIGYGMAGCNWDAWRTPAEARVLLRNDGTALVSCAVQDIGTGMYTIVAQTISELTGLPFDKIDVRIGDSSAPAAPVAGGSWATASVLPAVAEATRQAIGELCKYATEEGAPFAGAKPAALRMQDGKLTDGKRSADHGEILTGRRYASAEGFAHTGGTPTDKVAFMSFGAHFVEVRWDPGISRLHVSRVVSVIDVGRVIHPVTARNQVEGAIVMGIGMALFEATEYDERNGMPGNNNYAEYAVPVHADQPDINVILLDYPDLEFNEFGARGIGEIGITGLAAAVANAVYHATGVRIRELPIVKEKLMEP; encoded by the coding sequence ATGACCAGCGTGAACCCCACTGCCATCGGCACCTCCCCGCGGCGCATCGATGGACGGCTCAAGCTGACCGGTGCCGCGCGCTACACCGCCGACCATGCAAGGCCCGGCATGCTGCATGCCCACGGCGTGTACAGCACGGTGGCCGCCGGCCGCCTTGCCGGGCTGGACCTCGACGACGCCCGGCGCGTGCCCGGCGTGGTCGACATCCTGCATCACGGCAACTTTCCGCGCCTGTACCGCGCACCGAAGGTCCCGATTTCCGTGGCGACGATCCTGACCTCGGCCATCACCGACGAGCACCGCCTGCCTTTCGAGGATGAAACGATCCATTACGGCGTGCAGATGATCGCGCTCGTCGTGGCCGACACGTTCGAGCATGCCCGCGAGGCGGCCTACCGCGTGCGCGCCACCTATGAAACCGCGACGGCGGTGTTCGACCTCGAGCATGGCGTCGAGAACAACGGGCTGCGGGATGCCGGCGCGGGCCACACGCGCGGCGATGCGGCGGCGGCCTTCGATGCCTCGCCGGTGCGCATCGACGCGGTGTACCGCACGCCCGTGGAAGCGCACAACCCGATGGAACTGCACGCGACGGTGGCGTGGTGGGACGACGGCCACCTGTACGTCCATGAAGCCACGCAAGGCGCCACCGGCCATCGCAACACGCTCGCCCAGATCTTTGGGCTGCTGCCGGAGCAGGTCACCGTGGATTGCGCGTTTCTCGGTTCGGGATTCGGCTCCAAGCTGTTCCTGTGGCCGCATTCCGTTGCCGCCAGCGCGGCAGCGCAGGTGACGGGCCGTCCGGTCAAGCTCGTCGTGCCGCGCATGGCGATGTTCTCCACCACCGGCCAACGCCCCGAAACGCGCCAGCATTTGCGGCTGTCGGCGGGCAAGGACGGCAAGCTCACGTCGATGCGGCACGAATCGGTCAACACCACGTCGTTCGTCGACCAGTACGTGGAGACATGCGGAAGCATGACGCAGAGCGCCTACGGCTGCGCCAATGTCACGGTGACGCACCATACGACCAACGTCCATCGCGGGGCACCGACGTCGATGCGGGCGCCGGGCGCGGCGCCGGGACTGTTCGCGCTCGAATCGGCTGTCGACGAGCTCGCGCTGGCCTGCAAGATGGATCCGGTGCAGTTCCGGCTGCTCAATATCTCCACGCGCGACGAGAGCCAGGACCTGCCCTGGTCCAGCAACCATCTGCGCGAAGCCATCGAGACGGGCGCGCGCGAGTTCGGCTGGGCCGCGCGCGATCCGCGTCCCGGTTCGATGCGCGAGGGCACCGAATACATCGGCTACGGCATGGCGGGCTGCAACTGGGATGCGTGGCGCACGCCGGCCGAGGCGCGCGTCCTGCTGCGCAACGATGGCACGGCACTGGTGTCGTGCGCGGTCCAGGATATCGGCACGGGCATGTATACGATCGTCGCGCAGACCATCAGCGAACTGACGGGCCTCCCCTTCGACAAGATCGATGTGCGCATCGGCGATTCGTCGGCACCGGCCGCCCCGGTGGCCGGCGGCTCGTGGGCCACCGCGAGCGTGCTGCCGGCCGTGGCCGAGGCCACGCGGCAGGCGATCGGCGAGCTCTGCAAGTACGCCACCGAGGAAGGCGCGCCGTTCGCGGGCGCCAAACCCGCGGCGCTGCGCATGCAGGACGGCAAGCTGACCGATGGCAAGCGCTCCGCCGACCATGGCGAGATCCTTACGGGGCGGCGCTACGCGAGCGCCGAGGGCTTTGCGCACACGGGCGGCACGCCGACCGACAAGGTGGCGTTCATGTCCTTCGGCGCGCATTTCGTCGAGGTGCGCTGGGACCCGGGCATCTCGCGGCTGCACGTGTCGCGCGTGGTCAGCGTGATCGACGTGGGGCGCGTGATCCATCCCGTGACCGCGCGAAATCAGGTCGAGGGTGCGATCGTCATGGGCATCGGCATGGCGCTGTTCGAGGCCACCGAATACGACGAACGCAATGGCATGCCGGGTAACAACAACTACGCCGAGTATGCGGTGCCCGTACATGCGGACCAGCCCGATATCAACGTGATCCTGCTCGATTACCCCGATCTCGAATTCAACGAGTTCGGCGCGCGCGGCATCGGGGAGATCGGCATTACGGGCCTGGCCGCGGCCGTTGCCAACGCCGTGTATCACGCGACGGGGGTGCGGATTCGCGAGCTGCCGATCGTCAAGGAGAAGCTGATGGAGCCGTGA
- a CDS encoding FAD binding domain-containing protein: MRNFQYTRAADIDQAIALHAQSANSVETVFLAGGTMLLDLMKLDVMRPVQVIDIHRVGLDRVEVLDDGRVRIGAMVTNTELARHPHIVEHYPSLSQAILSGASTQLRNKATTAGNIMQRVRCGYFRDGVSPCNKREPGAGCSAVDGLNRNVHAVLGGSEHCIATHPSDMCVAMIAIGATIHAQGPNGKRDLPFEGFHLLPGDTPWKETALDENELITHVTLDAPIAGSRSAYLKLRDRTSYQFSLASSAVILAMDGNTIREARIALGGVSTRPWRAPEAEAALRGQPVSEALLSKAAAAAMTGAKSYGQNGFKIRLGQQAVMRNLSKLLGSPS, translated from the coding sequence ATGCGAAACTTCCAATACACGCGCGCGGCCGATATCGACCAGGCCATCGCCTTGCACGCCCAGAGCGCCAATTCGGTCGAAACCGTCTTCCTCGCCGGCGGCACCATGCTGCTGGACCTGATGAAGCTCGATGTCATGCGGCCCGTGCAGGTCATCGACATCCACCGCGTCGGGCTCGACCGCGTCGAGGTCCTCGACGACGGCCGCGTGCGCATCGGCGCGATGGTCACCAATACCGAGCTCGCACGGCATCCGCATATCGTCGAGCACTATCCGTCGCTGTCCCAGGCGATCTTGTCCGGCGCCAGCACGCAGCTGCGCAACAAGGCCACGACGGCGGGCAACATCATGCAGCGCGTGCGCTGCGGCTACTTCCGCGATGGCGTATCGCCTTGCAACAAGCGCGAGCCCGGCGCGGGCTGTTCCGCCGTCGACGGGCTCAATCGCAATGTGCACGCGGTGCTGGGCGGCAGCGAGCATTGCATCGCGACGCATCCGTCGGACATGTGCGTGGCCATGATCGCCATCGGCGCGACCATCCATGCACAGGGGCCGAACGGCAAGCGCGACCTGCCCTTCGAAGGCTTCCACCTGCTGCCCGGCGATACGCCCTGGAAGGAAACCGCGCTGGACGAGAACGAGCTGATCACGCACGTCACGCTCGATGCACCGATAGCCGGCAGCCGGTCGGCCTACCTCAAGCTGCGCGACCGCACGTCCTACCAGTTCTCGCTGGCATCGAGCGCGGTCATCCTGGCGATGGATGGCAATACCATCCGGGAAGCGCGCATCGCGCTCGGCGGCGTCTCCACGCGACCATGGCGCGCGCCCGAGGCGGAAGCCGCGCTCCGCGGACAGCCTGTCTCCGAGGCGCTGCTGTCGAAGGCCGCCGCGGCCGCGATGACGGGCGCGAAGTCCTATGGGCAGAACGGCTTCAAGATCCGGCTCGGGCAGCAGGCCGTCATGCGCAACCTGTCGAAGCTGCTCGGGAGCCCATCATGA
- a CDS encoding (2Fe-2S)-binding protein, which translates to MTHSTTTGAAGDGMSIALTVNGVTHRLTVPANAILLDTLRDELRLTGTKKGCDHGQCGACTIHVNGVSVNACLSLSVMHDGDRITTVEGLAAADGALHPVQEAFWNHDAYQCGYCTAGQMMSAVCILRDARIPADDASVREAMSGNICRCGTYKNIVAAIQDAREDARAQCATEPGSQA; encoded by the coding sequence ATGACCCACTCCACCACCACCGGAGCGGCGGGTGACGGCATGTCCATTGCACTCACCGTCAACGGTGTCACCCATCGCCTGACCGTTCCGGCCAATGCGATCCTGCTCGACACGTTGCGTGACGAGCTCCGGCTGACGGGCACCAAGAAAGGTTGCGACCACGGGCAGTGCGGCGCCTGCACGATCCACGTCAACGGCGTGTCGGTCAACGCGTGCCTGTCGTTGTCCGTGATGCACGACGGCGACCGCATCACGACCGTCGAGGGGCTGGCGGCAGCGGATGGTGCGCTGCACCCCGTGCAGGAAGCGTTCTGGAATCACGATGCCTACCAGTGCGGCTACTGTACGGCCGGGCAGATGATGAGCGCGGTCTGCATCCTGCGCGACGCGCGCATTCCCGCCGACGACGCGTCCGTGCGCGAGGCCATGAGCGGGAACATCTGCCGCTGCGGCACCTACAAGAACATCGTGGCGGCCATCCAGGACGCGCGCGAGGACGCGCGCGCGCAGTGCGCCACCGAGCCCGGGAGCCAGGCCTGA